A section of the Paenibacillus odorifer genome encodes:
- a CDS encoding class I SAM-dependent methyltransferase — protein sequence MKYDFDLDVSSKNSLSLIIKKIRPGSTVLEFGPAAGRMTKYLKEQLNCKVYIVEIDEVAAKKASFFAEDVVIGNIEDFKWFEQYENVKFDHIIFADVLEHLYNPQIVMNKCVELLKIGGSLLISVPNIAHNSVIIDLLHNKFEYRKTGLLDDTHIRFFTYTSLINMISTCNLAVKWEDAIIKRVGETELGNFFDGLPNGVVKFLKNRPLCDLYQFVMELQPQQENSSKIRNVVTKGDYYYSQLYVDCGDGITEEQSLTIRANASSREYEFDLIGYEGIERLRFDPLNVNCIINIEEIVCIDKNGEQLVIDRYGNNADFSDGSTFLFLHEDPQILFDSPRMELSRIIVRLSCIDYEFSKPDWLLGKLRGSEYKIQSIEKEYTDLLLENSNLKLKNKQFEVLLEDSLEKSKESIEELLQRISSVEERSDKELILRKQEELKVSQITEELNMKTEELNVRVNELNKIYSTILGKLIARMIK from the coding sequence GTGAAATATGATTTCGATTTGGATGTCTCGTCTAAAAACTCTTTGTCACTTATTATAAAAAAAATCAGACCAGGGTCGACAGTATTAGAATTTGGTCCTGCTGCTGGAAGAATGACAAAATATTTAAAGGAACAATTAAATTGTAAAGTTTATATTGTTGAGATAGACGAAGTTGCTGCAAAGAAAGCTTCATTTTTTGCTGAAGATGTAGTAATAGGTAATATCGAAGATTTTAAATGGTTTGAGCAGTATGAAAATGTGAAGTTTGATCACATTATTTTTGCTGATGTATTAGAACATCTCTACAATCCTCAGATTGTTATGAACAAATGCGTAGAACTCCTAAAAATAGGGGGTTCTTTGTTGATTTCAGTTCCCAATATTGCCCATAATAGTGTCATTATTGATTTGCTGCACAACAAATTTGAATACAGAAAAACGGGTCTACTTGACGATACTCATATACGTTTTTTCACATATACCAGTTTAATAAATATGATATCTACCTGTAATTTAGCTGTTAAGTGGGAAGATGCAATTATAAAACGCGTGGGTGAAACAGAATTGGGTAATTTTTTTGATGGGTTACCAAATGGTGTTGTTAAATTCCTGAAAAATAGACCCTTATGTGATTTATACCAATTTGTTATGGAACTACAACCCCAACAGGAGAATTCTAGCAAAATAAGAAATGTTGTAACTAAGGGAGATTACTATTATTCGCAGCTATATGTTGATTGCGGTGATGGTATCACAGAAGAACAAAGCTTAACGATAAGAGCGAATGCTTCTTCTCGAGAGTATGAATTTGATTTAATAGGATACGAGGGGATCGAAAGATTGCGATTTGATCCATTGAATGTGAATTGTATCATTAATATAGAGGAAATCGTTTGTATTGATAAAAACGGTGAGCAACTAGTTATAGATAGATATGGTAATAACGCGGATTTTTCAGATGGGAGTACGTTTTTGTTTCTTCATGAAGACCCACAAATTCTCTTTGATTCACCACGAATGGAACTAAGTAGAATTATCGTTAGACTGAGTTGTATAGATTATGAGTTTAGTAAGCCTGATTGGTTATTAGGAAAACTCAGAGGTTCTGAATATAAAATACAATCGATAGAAAAGGAATATACTGATCTCCTGTTGGAAAATTCGAATTTAAAGCTGAAAAATAAGCAATTTGAAGTTCTTCTTGAAGATAGTCTGGAGAAGAGTAAAGAAAGTATAGAGGAATTGTTGCAGAGAATATCAAGTGTAGAAGAAAGGTCAGACAAAGAATTAATCTTGAGGAAACAAGAAGAATTGAAGGTTAGTCAAATAACTGAAGAGTTAAATATGAAAACTGAAGAATTGAACGTGAGAGTTAATGAACTCAATAAAATATATTCAACAATTCTAGGAAAACTAATTGCTAGAATGATTAAATAA
- a CDS encoding ABC transporter ATP-binding protein, whose translation MSKELAIRAENITKVYKLYEKPVHRLKESLSIRKMTYHRPFYALNDVSMEIYRGEVVGIIGKNGSGKSTILKIITGVSSPTSGGVYVNGKVSALLELGAGFNLEYTGIENIYLNGMMMGFGREEMDAKLNSILEFADIGDFVYQPVKAYSSGMFARLAFSVAINVDPEILIVDEALAVGDLKFQIKCMEKFSEFRDKGKTILFVSHDINSIKRYCNRAIWLNSGRIEAQGDTDLICDRYTDYLKYGEKSTKSNENEDNKEKLKLNDDMIGVIERFQIIDTNGKEIDEIEYNSNFNLKIDFEMNTDNLDIVIGVAIHTIDDIYVCGVNTLLDKEKVSYKKGINTIYLEYEGFNLLGGSYYFDVAIFENNAHVPIDYRARIKEFFVRSAYIGEGICVLPHKWKMDGD comes from the coding sequence ATGAGTAAAGAGTTGGCTATTAGAGCTGAAAATATAACAAAAGTGTACAAGCTTTATGAGAAGCCTGTACACCGTTTAAAAGAGTCTTTGAGTATTCGGAAAATGACTTACCATCGTCCCTTCTATGCACTTAACGATGTTAGCATGGAAATATATAGAGGCGAAGTAGTTGGTATAATTGGAAAGAACGGATCAGGGAAGTCTACAATTCTAAAAATTATTACTGGTGTGTCATCACCTACCTCTGGAGGGGTTTATGTTAATGGCAAAGTCTCTGCATTATTAGAACTTGGTGCAGGATTTAACTTGGAGTATACAGGTATAGAAAATATATACTTGAATGGTATGATGATGGGGTTTGGTCGAGAGGAAATGGATGCAAAATTAAATAGTATTCTGGAATTTGCAGATATAGGTGATTTTGTTTATCAACCAGTTAAAGCTTATTCCAGTGGTATGTTCGCAAGGTTAGCTTTTTCAGTAGCTATTAATGTGGATCCAGAAATATTAATAGTCGATGAGGCGTTGGCAGTTGGTGACCTGAAATTCCAAATAAAATGTATGGAAAAGTTTAGTGAGTTTCGAGACAAGGGTAAAACTATATTATTTGTTTCTCATGATATAAACAGTATAAAGCGTTATTGCAACAGAGCAATCTGGTTGAATTCAGGAAGGATCGAAGCACAGGGCGACACCGACTTGATATGTGATCGTTATACCGATTATCTGAAATACGGCGAAAAATCTACAAAATCTAATGAAAATGAGGATAATAAAGAAAAATTAAAACTGAATGATGATATGATAGGTGTTATCGAAAGATTTCAGATTATTGATACTAATGGTAAGGAAATTGATGAAATCGAATATAACTCCAATTTCAATTTAAAGATTGATTTTGAAATGAATACTGATAATTTAGATATAGTTATTGGGGTAGCTATTCATACTATCGATGATATCTACGTCTGCGGTGTTAATACTTTATTAGATAAAGAAAAAGTTTCTTATAAAAAAGGAATAAACACTATTTATTTGGAATACGAAGGATTTAATTTATTGGGTGGCAGCTATTATTTTGATGTAGCAATTTTTGAAAACAATGCTCATGTACCCATTGATTATAGAGCAAGAATTAAAGAGTTTTTTGTAAGATCTGCTTATATAGGTGAGGGTATTTGTGTTCTTCCGCATAAATGGAAAATGGATGGTGATTGA
- a CDS encoding ABC transporter permease, producing MRFSKKRLAKFGIVGVISLFIFYAFFIFFIQPSNKMKLELTVKSGEKDYFQVYFLKNNEQLNEEQSVVANYNKVGKFEPLKFPLDDDVQKLRLDLGTKPGDLFISNISISSPLHSYEINMKDIDLKNSNQVENLKYEQGNLSVSVLGEDPYIEFVPSNEIKENIIKDNQTVQQLLAFGIALLTAIIFLVFVKLRSDIKYLFQELYYNKKMLYFLSVNDFKTKYAGSYLGVIWAFVQPVVTVLIYWFVFEVGFRSGSVHSVPFILWLVAGIVPWFFFAEAWGSATNCLMEYSYLVKKIVFQIRLLPLVKITSSFFVHLFFVILTFIIFLLYGVNPSMYATQVVYYSLCTICFVFSLSLISSSLIVFFKDLGQIISLILQFGMWLTPILWSSTMLPASYRWILKVNPVYYIVEGYRDALINKVWFWERYNQSIYFWLLTSILFLIGITIMKRMKPHFADVL from the coding sequence GTGAGATTTAGTAAAAAAAGACTTGCGAAATTTGGAATTGTTGGAGTGATATCTCTTTTTATTTTTTACGCTTTTTTCATATTTTTTATTCAACCATCTAACAAAATGAAATTGGAGCTAACTGTAAAGAGTGGAGAAAAAGATTATTTTCAAGTGTATTTTTTAAAGAATAATGAGCAGTTAAATGAGGAACAGTCGGTAGTTGCGAATTATAATAAAGTGGGAAAGTTTGAACCACTTAAGTTCCCTTTAGATGATGATGTTCAAAAATTAAGATTAGATTTAGGTACAAAACCTGGAGATTTATTTATAAGCAATATATCTATTAGCTCACCCTTACACTCTTATGAAATCAACATGAAAGATATTGATTTAAAAAACAGTAATCAAGTAGAAAATTTAAAATACGAACAAGGAAATTTGTCTGTTTCAGTTTTAGGAGAAGATCCTTATATTGAATTTGTTCCTTCGAACGAGATAAAAGAAAATATAATAAAAGATAATCAAACAGTTCAGCAACTTCTTGCCTTTGGTATAGCATTATTAACTGCTATTATTTTTTTAGTTTTTGTGAAATTACGTTCTGATATCAAATATTTATTTCAAGAGCTGTATTACAATAAGAAGATGCTCTATTTCTTATCGGTAAATGATTTTAAAACAAAGTATGCAGGTTCATATTTGGGTGTGATTTGGGCATTCGTACAGCCAGTCGTTACTGTTTTGATATATTGGTTTGTTTTTGAAGTTGGATTTAGATCGGGTTCGGTACATAGTGTTCCTTTTATACTATGGTTAGTGGCAGGTATTGTTCCGTGGTTCTTTTTTGCGGAAGCCTGGGGAAGTGCGACAAATTGCCTAATGGAGTATAGTTATTTAGTAAAAAAAATAGTTTTCCAAATTAGATTACTTCCTTTAGTGAAGATAACATCTTCTTTCTTTGTACATTTATTTTTTGTTATTCTGACCTTTATTATCTTCCTTCTGTATGGTGTTAATCCCTCTATGTACGCTACACAGGTAGTGTACTACTCATTGTGTACGATCTGTTTTGTCTTTAGTTTATCGCTCATTTCGAGTTCCCTCATAGTCTTCTTTAAAGATTTAGGACAAATTATTAGCTTGATATTACAGTTTGGTATGTGGTTAACCCCAATTTTGTGGAGTTCAACTATGCTTCCGGCCTCTTATCGTTGGATACTTAAAGTGAATCCTGTCTATTATATTGTCGAAGGATATCGTGATGCTCTAATTAATAAGGTATGGTTCTGGGAACGGTATAACCAATCTATTTATTTTTGGTTACTCACATCGATATTGTTCTTAATAGGTATTACAATTATGAAGAGAATGAAACCACATTTTGCAGATGTGCTTTAG
- the rfbA gene encoding glucose-1-phosphate thymidylyltransferase RfbA, which produces MKGIILAGGSGTRLYPLTRAISKQMLPIYDKPMIYYPLSVLMLAGIKEVLIISTPRDLPFFENLLGDGSALGMKLMYKVQSEPNGLAEAFILGADFIDGDAVSLVLGDNIFYGLNFSKILQESSKLEEGALIFGCYVNDPKAYGVVEFDQDKRVISIEEKPRNPKSNFAVPGLYFFDKDVVQIARNVEPSARGELEITSVIEKYLEQDKLKVELMGRGMAWLDTGTHDSLLQASNFVEAIQKRQGLYISCVEEIAFRMNYIGKEQLVALAEPLLKTDYGKYLIDVAEGNV; this is translated from the coding sequence TTGAAAGGCATAATATTAGCAGGAGGTTCTGGGACTAGGTTGTATCCACTAACAAGAGCTATATCAAAGCAGATGCTTCCGATTTACGATAAACCTATGATTTATTATCCGCTATCAGTTTTGATGTTGGCGGGTATAAAGGAAGTTTTAATTATATCTACTCCTCGAGACTTACCTTTTTTCGAAAATTTACTAGGAGATGGTTCAGCTTTAGGAATGAAGTTGATGTATAAAGTTCAAAGTGAACCCAATGGATTAGCGGAAGCGTTCATTTTGGGTGCTGATTTTATTGATGGTGATGCTGTTTCTCTTGTATTAGGAGATAATATCTTTTATGGTCTTAATTTCTCTAAGATATTGCAAGAATCCTCTAAACTAGAAGAAGGAGCCTTAATATTTGGCTGCTACGTAAATGACCCTAAAGCGTACGGTGTGGTAGAGTTTGATCAGGATAAGAGAGTGATTTCAATTGAAGAAAAACCACGAAATCCTAAATCGAATTTTGCAGTTCCTGGGCTCTATTTTTTCGACAAAGATGTTGTGCAAATCGCGCGTAACGTAGAACCATCTGCAAGAGGGGAATTAGAGATAACTTCTGTAATTGAAAAATATCTGGAGCAGGATAAATTAAAAGTTGAACTAATGGGAAGAGGTATGGCATGGCTAGATACGGGAACACATGACTCCTTACTGCAAGCTTCGAATTTTGTAGAGGCCATTCAGAAAAGACAAGGGCTTTATATATCTTGTGTTGAAGAAATAGCGTTTCGCATGAATTATATTGGGAAAGAACAGTTAGTAGCATTGGCGGAGCCTCTTTTGAAAACTGATTATGGAAAATACTTAATTGATGTTGCGGAAGGTAATGTCTGA
- a CDS encoding O-antigen ligase family protein: MSKPVYGKNAAQSRNVEKIASPIWALVVGFILFLCWTPFQVGLFNGSLVDYEKPIYVSALLSALMLLVCVGLNYKKFKLEEQSDLVAWAALLLPVTYALSLFVAVSHYTAMNMLFIQCTYAAVFIIAFYLMKQKQVNVVIQNAILAIAYFIVGFGLLNWLGSGKLAGDLIGWFSNTVRNDVYLDAVMTDSNGLRLTSIFQYANTYAAFLMAFLFVAIFALIRSKNWYGTLTHSFMLVPIIVSILLTLSRGGLVLLPVVFILLLLFLKPAQQILWILHLGVAGIASLLITTPVTNLGLELNTNFTSSAALKGWGYLLGASIVVAIIGWMIQRFVSPWLHMKLEKVSSRKRTGLWIPLGSVALIAIVAFLLIGTSAKSILPDNMETRLENINFQQHSVLERITFYKDAVKVVKDYPVLGAGGGGWASLYEHYQNNPYTSRQVHNFFLQFLIEVGIVGFIIFMSFILYIFYKYIRGYVKRDKNEFENGFFYLIIALSILVHSLLDFNMSYAFMGILVFIGLAGMASVMDSKPLRKNWNKAGIRFGYLAVLSLGTLFLVFLSISYIGSSNSALKAKQLRSYSTSYEELRAPLIETLNKRPSHPESTIYLSALDQQVFSQTQQEQFLDEAYSVLTRALKDEPYNKNLLLQLVSYYDLKGQSDVALGIYRDNADKFNWDIDWYDAIISRSFALGQQALNQKDETKKQEYFNEVQEAYNHVLAGIEHLKTLPPEQLQGRPFSVTPTIALNVGKMQLLSGQEDAAKTTLKLNSDANYTDIMNSETPWDINWYSSLISRSFDLGQAAYAQQDNPDRIDNMKAGFVIGLLAYDHVLADNDPSKTFTPDVTLKVGKMQYMSGKIQIAASILKTALSQDFADATNREIARWYLAALAKTGGEDQALYDSLIAADPAEAAQVEAITNSQF, from the coding sequence GTGTCGAAACCAGTATACGGTAAAAACGCCGCTCAGTCGAGAAATGTTGAAAAGATAGCAAGTCCGATTTGGGCATTAGTTGTTGGTTTTATTCTATTTTTGTGTTGGACCCCATTTCAAGTGGGATTGTTTAATGGATCGCTAGTAGATTACGAGAAGCCAATATACGTATCCGCACTATTAAGCGCACTGATGCTGCTAGTCTGTGTTGGCTTGAACTACAAAAAATTCAAGCTTGAAGAGCAGAGTGATTTAGTAGCTTGGGCAGCATTATTGCTCCCTGTGACCTATGCTCTGTCACTGTTTGTCGCAGTTTCGCATTATACGGCGATGAATATGCTGTTCATTCAGTGTACATATGCCGCAGTTTTCATTATAGCCTTTTATCTCATGAAGCAAAAGCAAGTAAATGTTGTCATTCAAAATGCTATATTAGCGATTGCGTATTTTATAGTGGGTTTTGGACTTTTAAATTGGCTAGGCAGTGGTAAATTAGCAGGAGATCTTATAGGTTGGTTCTCAAACACCGTCCGAAATGATGTCTATTTAGATGCTGTTATGACTGACTCTAACGGACTTCGTCTGACTTCGATCTTTCAGTACGCAAATACGTACGCTGCCTTCTTGATGGCCTTTCTATTTGTAGCGATATTCGCGCTTATTCGCTCTAAAAATTGGTATGGAACGTTAACACACAGCTTTATGTTGGTACCTATCATTGTTTCTATCTTACTGACGTTATCTCGTGGCGGCTTAGTCCTGCTACCTGTAGTATTCATACTCCTACTTCTATTCCTAAAACCTGCACAGCAAATCCTTTGGATTCTGCATCTAGGAGTTGCTGGTATTGCTTCGCTACTAATTACAACTCCAGTGACCAATCTGGGCTTAGAGTTAAATACAAATTTCACTTCATCCGCTGCCTTAAAGGGTTGGGGATACCTGCTGGGTGCTTCAATAGTTGTTGCCATTATCGGCTGGATGATCCAACGTTTCGTATCTCCATGGTTACATATGAAATTGGAGAAAGTGTCGTCACGTAAACGGACAGGTCTTTGGATTCCGCTCGGATCTGTCGCTCTAATTGCTATTGTAGCTTTCTTGCTTATCGGTACGAGTGCAAAAAGCATCTTACCTGACAATATGGAGACTCGCCTCGAGAACATCAATTTCCAGCAACATAGCGTACTCGAGCGGATTACTTTTTATAAGGATGCCGTGAAGGTGGTTAAGGATTATCCGGTCCTCGGTGCTGGTGGAGGAGGCTGGGCCTCACTGTATGAGCATTATCAGAACAACCCTTATACAAGCCGGCAGGTGCATAACTTCTTCTTACAATTCCTCATTGAAGTAGGTATTGTTGGATTTATCATATTTATGAGCTTCATTCTGTATATCTTCTATAAATATATTCGTGGATATGTAAAACGGGATAAAAACGAATTTGAGAATGGTTTCTTCTATCTAATTATTGCTCTATCTATTCTTGTGCACAGTCTACTTGATTTCAACATGAGTTATGCCTTTATGGGCATACTAGTTTTTATTGGCCTTGCCGGAATGGCCTCCGTTATGGATAGCAAGCCACTGCGGAAAAATTGGAATAAAGCGGGCATCCGTTTTGGATACCTCGCTGTGCTTTCTTTAGGAACCTTGTTCCTAGTGTTCTTGTCAATCAGCTATATTGGCTCCAGTAACTCTGCTTTGAAAGCTAAACAATTGAGAAGTTATAGCACTTCCTACGAAGAGCTTAGAGCCCCATTGATTGAGACTTTGAACAAACGTCCAAGTCATCCAGAATCGACAATTTATCTATCGGCCTTGGATCAGCAGGTATTTAGTCAAACACAACAGGAACAGTTCCTTGACGAGGCATACAGTGTATTAACTCGCGCACTCAAAGATGAGCCATACAACAAAAATCTTCTGCTCCAATTAGTGAGCTACTACGATCTGAAAGGTCAAAGCGACGTCGCCTTGGGTATTTACCGTGACAACGCAGATAAGTTCAACTGGGATATCGATTGGTATGATGCAATAATCAGCCGTTCCTTTGCCTTAGGTCAGCAAGCACTTAATCAAAAGGATGAGACAAAGAAACAAGAGTATTTCAATGAAGTGCAAGAAGCATATAACCACGTTCTAGCTGGGATTGAACATCTGAAGACTCTTCCACCAGAACAACTGCAAGGGCGTCCTTTCTCAGTAACGCCAACTATTGCTTTAAACGTTGGCAAAATGCAACTTTTATCCGGACAAGAGGATGCGGCGAAGACCACTCTCAAGCTTAATTCAGATGCTAATTACACGGATATTATGAACAGTGAAACTCCATGGGATATAAATTGGTACAGTTCACTCATCAGCCGTTCATTTGATTTGGGGCAGGCAGCTTATGCACAACAAGATAATCCAGATAGAATAGACAACATGAAAGCTGGCTTTGTTATTGGGCTTTTGGCCTACGATCATGTACTTGCGGATAATGATCCTTCGAAGACATTTACTCCGGATGTGACACTGAAGGTAGGGAAAATGCAATATATGTCTGGAAAGATACAAATTGCAGCCTCCATCTTAAAAACAGCCTTAAGCCAAGATTTCGCTGATGCAACCAATCGTGAGATTGCTCGTTGGTACCTTGCTGCACTGGCGAAAACTGGTGGCGAGGATCAGGCACTATACGATTCGCTGATCGCAGCTGATCCTGCGGAAGCAGCACAAGTTGAGGCCATTACAAATTCACAATTTTAA
- the galU gene encoding UTP--glucose-1-phosphate uridylyltransferase GalU: MKIRKAIIPAAGLGTRFLPATKAMPKEMLPIVDKPTIQYIVEEAVASGIEDIIIVTGKGKRAIEDHFDNSFELEFNLAEKQKWELLESVRKSSEMADIHYIRQKEPRGLGHAIWCARKFIGNEPFAVLLGDDIVEANKPCLKQMIDVYDEYKSSIVGVQPVPWEEVSRYGVVDASPLAERVYKANRLVEKPKREEAPSNLAILGRYILTPRIFDMLGEQQVGVGGEIQLTDAIARLSEVERIIAYDFEGKRHDVGEKMGFIQTTIHYALQHEELKDDLLRYMKELVESEAAKVGL, from the coding sequence ATGAAGATCCGTAAAGCGATTATTCCCGCCGCAGGTCTCGGCACTCGTTTTTTACCTGCAACTAAAGCAATGCCTAAAGAAATGCTACCGATTGTAGATAAACCGACGATCCAATATATTGTTGAAGAAGCTGTTGCTTCCGGGATCGAGGATATTATTATTGTAACAGGGAAAGGTAAACGTGCGATTGAAGACCACTTTGATAACTCTTTTGAACTGGAATTTAACTTAGCAGAGAAGCAGAAGTGGGAGCTGCTTGAATCTGTTCGTAAATCTTCCGAAATGGCAGATATCCACTACATTCGTCAAAAAGAACCAAGAGGTCTCGGACATGCAATTTGGTGTGCACGTAAATTCATAGGAAACGAACCGTTTGCTGTCCTGCTAGGCGATGATATTGTTGAAGCGAATAAACCTTGTCTCAAACAGATGATAGATGTTTATGACGAGTATAAATCTTCTATCGTGGGTGTTCAGCCTGTTCCATGGGAAGAAGTATCACGGTATGGTGTTGTAGATGCTTCGCCTTTGGCAGAACGGGTATATAAAGCTAATCGTCTAGTAGAAAAGCCAAAGAGAGAAGAGGCTCCTTCTAATCTAGCAATTTTAGGACGATACATCTTAACTCCACGTATCTTCGATATGCTAGGTGAGCAGCAGGTAGGTGTAGGTGGAGAGATCCAACTTACTGATGCGATAGCACGTCTAAGCGAGGTTGAACGAATTATTGCCTATGACTTTGAAGGTAAACGTCATGATGTGGGTGAGAAAATGGGCTTTATCCAGACTACCATTCATTATGCACTTCAACACGAGGAGCTTAAAGATGACTTGCTTCGTTATATGAAAGAGCTTGTCGAGAGCGAAGCAGCTAAGGTCGGGCTATAA